A window of Candidatus Woesearchaeota archaeon contains these coding sequences:
- a CDS encoding 30S ribosomal protein S15, whose amino-acid sequence MARMHSGAKGKSASKKPHDKTAYSWLSYKPKEVELLVIKMAKEGKSPSQIGLTLRDAYGIPDIRKLLKKKISSVLKSKKLLAELPEDLLSLIKKDVAINKHLESNKQDKAALRGKQLTESKIKRLAKYYKKTGRLPEDWKYNPKQAKMFVE is encoded by the coding sequence ATGGCAAGAATGCACTCAGGGGCAAAGGGAAAGTCAGCTTCAAAAAAGCCGCATGATAAGACAGCTTACTCATGGCTGAGCTATAAGCCGAAAGAAGTTGAGCTATTGGTAATAAAGATGGCAAAGGAGGGCAAATCACCATCCCAGATAGGCCTCACTCTAAGGGATGCTTATGGTATTCCGGACATAAGAAAGCTTCTGAAAAAAAAGATATCATCTGTCTTGAAAAGCAAAAAGCTTCTTGCAGAGCTTCCCGAAGACCTGCTGAGCCTGATTAAAAAGGACGTTGCTATAAACAAGCACCTTGAGTCAAACAAGCAGGATAAGGCTGCATTAAGAGGGAAACAGCTTACTGAATCGAAGATTAAGAGGCTTGCTAAATATTACAAAAAAACCGGAAGGCTGCCTGAAGACTGGAAATACAATCCAAAGCAGGCAAAAATGTTCGTAGAATAA
- a CDS encoding FAD-dependent oxidoreductase codes for MEKFDVVIVGAGPAGLKAAEVLAKNKKKVIVLEKNKVIGPKVCAAGITEKDLKYIPKRLIERFFNSFLVNNKLRIKYNLFTIEREKLGRYQLRQARQSGAKILKDTFVREISQKYVETSKGRFYFNYLIGADGSNSKVRSFLKLKSEVCCLAIQYKINKVEKDIKVFFDPAQYSLWYLWVFPHKDYTYIGVGASIGMHIHLRKKLDSFMQEENYSASDFEAALINVDYRGYKFNNIYLVGDAAGFANPLTGEGIYQALVSGEEIAKKILIPEYHSRKLTKIIATNKKLSNIIGLFKNQPRLFKLIYMLISKLKKSKLLQRHAIDFLQYEK; via the coding sequence ATGGAAAAATTTGATGTAGTTATAGTCGGCGCAGGCCCCGCAGGCCTGAAAGCAGCAGAAGTTCTTGCAAAAAATAAGAAAAAAGTCATAGTTCTTGAAAAAAACAAAGTAATAGGTCCCAAGGTATGTGCTGCAGGCATAACAGAGAAAGACCTGAAATACATACCAAAAAGGCTTATTGAAAGATTTTTTAATTCCTTCCTGGTAAACAACAAGCTCAGAATAAAATACAATTTATTTACAATAGAAAGGGAAAAACTGGGCAGGTATCAGCTCAGGCAGGCAAGACAATCAGGCGCAAAAATTCTTAAAGATACTTTTGTTAGGGAAATCTCGCAAAAATATGTAGAAACAAGCAAAGGCAGATTTTATTTTAATTATCTTATAGGGGCTGATGGCAGCAATTCGAAAGTGAGAAGTTTTCTGAAATTAAAATCTGAAGTGTGCTGCCTTGCGATACAGTATAAGATAAATAAAGTGGAAAAAGACATTAAGGTCTTTTTTGATCCTGCGCAGTATTCTTTATGGTACTTGTGGGTATTCCCGCACAAGGACTATACATATATAGGAGTAGGAGCTTCGATAGGCATGCATATCCATCTGAGAAAGAAATTAGACAGCTTCATGCAGGAAGAAAACTACAGTGCATCAGACTTTGAAGCTGCATTGATAAATGTCGATTACAGGGGCTATAAGTTCAATAATATTTATCTTGTTGGCGATGCAGCAGGATTTGCCAATCCTCTAACCGGCGAAGGAATTTACCAGGCTCTAGTCAGCGGAGAAGAAATAGCAAAAAAGATACTTATTCCAGAATATCATAGCAGAAAATTAACAAAAATCATAGCTACAAACAAAAAGCTAAGCAATATAATCGGTTTATTCAAAAATCAACCAAGACTTTTTAAACTTATCTACATGCTCATTTCTAAACTAAAAAAGTCTAAGCTCTTACAGAGACATGCAATCGATTTTTTACAATATGAAAAATAA
- the ispH gene encoding 4-hydroxy-3-methylbut-2-enyl diphosphate reductase, whose translation MKLKSYAKINLTLDILGKRDDGFHDIETVFQQISLFDEIELVRLDSDRIKLECSARELENEDNIAYRAASLLKAKFNVEKGVEIKLKKNIPVGAGLSGGSSNAAAVLKGLNVLWGLKLPKKKLASLGKEIGMDVPFHILGGTCIGKGRGEKVEKLKDLEKHYAVLVYPGIHVSTKEAYSALDYSKTGKSNSSEKFIKDYDLQYLHNDFEFSSSSKYSGLEKIRKELGPDSLLTGSGSSVFGLFLEEEKAEEIYEKAKQKYPKAYLSSTLNKKIELAHEMGFCFGVKRAIDEINKLDKTKGVYVLGNLINNPTVVKELEEQGVSMIDAYRGIDKGIIVITAHGIKDSRIQDIKSKGLKVIDLTCPLVKKVHEITKKEEKKGRKILIFGDEEHTEVKGIAGNLHNYSIISDIQNIDKQDLECSTVVSQTTRSVEKFSEISNALKKRGKDIRVIDTICAATKNRQESAIALAKKSHIMIVIGGKISSNTKRLKETCSQYCETRHIETEKEIRSEWFFDKENIGITAGASTPDRIISKVVQRIENVI comes from the coding sequence ATGAAACTTAAAAGCTACGCTAAAATCAATCTTACACTGGATATACTGGGAAAGCGGGATGACGGATTCCATGATATAGAGACTGTTTTCCAGCAGATAAGCCTATTTGATGAGATTGAATTGGTTAGGCTGGATTCAGACAGGATTAAGCTTGAATGCAGTGCAAGGGAATTAGAGAATGAGGATAATATTGCTTACCGTGCTGCTTCCTTGCTGAAGGCGAAATTCAATGTTGAAAAAGGTGTTGAGATAAAGCTCAAAAAGAATATTCCTGTTGGTGCGGGGCTTTCAGGAGGAAGTTCCAATGCTGCAGCTGTGCTTAAGGGGCTGAATGTTCTCTGGGGCCTGAAACTGCCAAAGAAAAAGCTTGCCAGCCTGGGAAAAGAGATAGGCATGGACGTCCCTTTTCATATATTGGGGGGGACATGCATAGGGAAAGGCAGGGGAGAGAAAGTAGAGAAGCTAAAGGACTTGGAGAAGCACTATGCTGTTTTGGTTTATCCGGGCATTCATGTGAGCACAAAAGAAGCTTATTCAGCGCTTGATTATTCTAAGACTGGAAAAAGCAACAGTTCTGAAAAATTCATAAAGGATTATGATTTACAGTATCTGCATAATGATTTTGAATTTAGTAGCTCCAGCAAATATTCCGGTTTGGAAAAGATTAGAAAAGAACTTGGCCCGGATTCTCTATTGACGGGAAGCGGGAGCTCGGTTTTTGGCTTGTTTTTAGAAGAGGAAAAGGCAGAAGAAATTTATGAAAAAGCAAAGCAGAAATATCCCAAAGCTTATCTGTCTTCAACTTTGAATAAAAAAATTGAGCTTGCCCATGAGATGGGATTTTGTTTTGGGGTCAAGAGAGCGATTGATGAAATAAATAAGCTCGATAAGACTAAAGGAGTTTATGTTCTGGGCAATCTGATCAACAATCCCACTGTTGTCAAAGAGCTTGAGGAGCAAGGGGTCAGCATGATAGATGCTTACAGGGGCATTGACAAAGGCATAATTGTCATAACTGCACACGGGATAAAAGACAGCAGGATACAGGATATCAAGAGTAAAGGCCTTAAAGTTATCGACCTTACCTGCCCCCTTGTGAAGAAAGTGCATGAAATTACCAAGAAAGAGGAAAAGAAAGGCAGAAAGATATTGATTTTTGGAGATGAAGAGCACACTGAGGTCAAGGGAATAGCGGGAAATCTTCATAATTACAGTATAATCAGTGATATACAAAATATTGACAAACAGGATTTAGAATGCTCAACTGTTGTATCTCAGACTACTCGCTCTGTTGAGAAATTCAGTGAAATTTCTAATGCCTTGAAAAAAAGGGGGAAGGATATTAGAGTAATCGATACTATTTGTGCAGCAACAAAGAACCGGCAGGAGAGTGCTATAGCCCTGGCAAAGAAGAGCCACATAATGATTGTGATAGGAGGCAAGATAAGCTCCAATACCAAAAGACTAAAAGAGACATGCTCGCAGTACTGCGAAACAAGGCATATAGAAACAGAAAAAGAGATAAGGAGCGAATGGTTTTTTGACAAGGAAAATATTGGTATAACGGCAGGAGCAAGCACTCCTGACAGAATAATCAGCAAAGTAGTCCAACGTATTGAAAATGTCATTTAA
- a CDS encoding cold-shock protein, whose translation MKGNVKFFNRMKGFGFIAGEDGKEYFVHQTALPEGVTLDDNDEVEFDVEQGDRGPKAANVKK comes from the coding sequence ATGAAAGGCAATGTAAAATTCTTCAACAGAATGAAGGGTTTTGGCTTCATAGCCGGCGAAGACGGAAAGGAATACTTTGTCCACCAGACAGCCCTTCCAGAGGGCGTTACACTGGATGATAATGATGAAGTTGAATTTGATGTTGAGCAGGGCGATAGGGGACCAAAGGCAGCTAATGTGAAGAAATAA
- the ispD gene encoding 2-C-methyl-D-erythritol 4-phosphate cytidylyltransferase: protein MTNYALITAAGIGKRMNSEVNKIFLLLDEEPVLARTIKVFNDTGAIDKIVLVARQEDKDETAALKKKYQLNKVEKVVLGGEKRQNSVYNGLISMEDAKADDIVVIHNGVNPFIDEKTIIDSIEAAKKYEAAVVGFKARDTVKEVDEKGFVIRTIDRKKLWQVQTPQTIRYGTAIRAFKKAFSEEYIGTDDTSLVERLGKKVKMIECPYENIKITLPNDLEFANKLLKNSRIGFGSDSHRFVKEEDKDKKLTLGGFAVEGEKGFKANSDGDVILHALFNAVAQGLGEKSVSHYADDMCEKGIKDSREYLKVILKIMKERGYSIGNIGIMLEGSRPRILPIEDKIKESLAGILDISEENIGVTATTGEGLSAFGKGLGMQCFCVVSLNKK from the coding sequence ATGACTAACTATGCCTTAATAACTGCAGCCGGAATCGGCAAGAGGATGAATTCTGAGGTGAACAAAATATTTCTTTTATTGGATGAGGAGCCGGTGTTGGCCCGCACAATAAAGGTGTTTAATGATACGGGCGCTATAGACAAAATCGTACTTGTTGCCAGGCAGGAGGATAAAGATGAGACAGCTGCTTTAAAGAAGAAATATCAATTGAATAAGGTGGAAAAAGTTGTTCTGGGAGGGGAGAAAAGGCAGAATTCTGTTTATAATGGGCTGATTTCCATGGAAGATGCTAAGGCTGATGACATCGTTGTTATTCATAATGGGGTAAACCCATTTATTGACGAGAAAACTATAATTGACTCAATCGAAGCTGCTAAGAAATACGAGGCAGCTGTTGTCGGTTTTAAGGCAAGGGATACTGTCAAGGAAGTTGATGAGAAAGGGTTTGTTATTCGAACAATCGACAGGAAGAAATTGTGGCAGGTACAGACCCCGCAGACGATAAGGTATGGGACTGCAATCAGGGCTTTTAAGAAGGCTTTTTCTGAAGAGTATATTGGTACGGATGACACTTCACTTGTTGAAAGGCTGGGTAAAAAGGTCAAGATGATTGAATGCCCTTATGAAAATATCAAGATAACGCTGCCTAATGATTTGGAATTCGCGAATAAACTGCTCAAGAATTCGAGGATTGGATTCGGCTCAGACAGCCACAGGTTTGTAAAGGAGGAGGATAAAGACAAGAAGCTGACGCTTGGCGGCTTTGCTGTTGAAGGCGAGAAAGGCTTCAAAGCCAATTCCGACGGAGATGTTATATTGCATGCATTGTTCAACGCTGTTGCACAGGGGCTGGGTGAGAAAAGCGTCTCGCATTATGCAGATGATATGTGCGAAAAGGGGATTAAGGACAGCAGGGAATATTTGAAAGTAATATTGAAAATAATGAAAGAGAGAGGATATTCTATAGGGAATATAGGGATAATGCTGGAGGGGAGCAGGCCCAGGATACTGCCTATTGAGGACAAGATAAAGGAAAGCCTTGCCGGGATCTTGGATATTTCCGAAGAGAATATAGGGGTAACCGCGACAACAGGGGAGGGCCTTTCCGCATTTGGCAAGGGGCTTGGAATGCAGTGCTTTTGTGTTGTCAGCCTGAATAAAAAATAG
- a CDS encoding 1-deoxy-D-xylulose-5-phosphate reductoisomerase, translating into MKNISILGSTGSIGTQALEVIRNNPSEFKVKGLACNSNISLLKKQIGEFKPEAACVYDKDKADSVSLDIPVYSGMDGLIKLAKLESTDTILNSLVGSIGVKPTVEAIKAKKNIALANKETLVTAGDIVMELVEKNNAELKPIDSEHSAIFQCLNGERKEDVKKLIITCSGGAFRDKSIEEINNLKAADALKHPNWNMGAKITIDSASLMNKGLEVIEAHYLFGVAYDNIDVVIHPQSIIHSLVEFKDTSVKAQLGWPDMKIPIQYALSHPFRLSNNLKSLDLVEVGELNFSKPDLSRFPCLSYAYSAGKTGGSMPAVMNAANEIAVGAFLEGKIGFMDIPRLVKEAMDEHKIIKNPGLDEILEINRKVKVKDIGKI; encoded by the coding sequence ATGAAGAATATTTCAATTTTAGGCAGCACCGGAAGCATAGGAACGCAGGCGCTGGAAGTTATTAGAAATAATCCTTCTGAGTTTAAGGTTAAAGGACTGGCTTGCAATTCCAATATTTCCTTATTAAAAAAACAAATAGGGGAATTTAAGCCGGAAGCAGCCTGCGTTTATGATAAAGATAAAGCTGATTCTGTATCATTAGATATTCCTGTTTATTCGGGCATGGATGGATTGATTAAACTGGCTAAGCTGGAAAGCACGGATACTATTCTGAATTCTCTCGTTGGAAGCATTGGAGTAAAGCCGACTGTTGAAGCTATCAAGGCAAAGAAGAATATTGCTTTGGCGAATAAAGAGACTTTAGTAACAGCAGGAGATATAGTTATGGAGCTGGTTGAGAAGAATAATGCAGAGCTGAAGCCTATTGATTCTGAACATAGTGCAATATTCCAATGCCTGAACGGAGAAAGGAAAGAGGATGTTAAAAAATTGATTATTACATGCTCAGGCGGTGCTTTCAGGGACAAAAGCATTGAGGAGATAAATAACTTAAAAGCTGCTGATGCACTTAAGCACCCTAACTGGAATATGGGGGCTAAGATAACTATTGACTCTGCTAGTTTGATGAATAAGGGCCTTGAAGTGATTGAGGCGCACTATCTTTTTGGTGTTGCTTATGATAATATTGATGTTGTCATACATCCTCAGTCGATAATACATTCACTTGTTGAGTTTAAGGATACTTCTGTTAAAGCGCAGCTTGGCTGGCCTGACATGAAGATTCCGATACAATATGCTTTGTCGCATCCTTTTCGTTTATCTAATAATCTGAAGAGTTTAGATCTGGTTGAAGTAGGTGAGTTGAATTTTTCCAAGCCTGATTTATCTCGTTTTCCCTGTCTTTCTTATGCTTATTCTGCAGGCAAGACGGGAGGGAGCATGCCTGCTGTGATGAATGCTGCAAATGAGATAGCTGTCGGCGCCTTTCTGGAAGGCAAGATAGGATTTATGGATATTCCCAGATTGGTTAAAGAAGCGATGGATGAACATAAAATTATTAAAAATCCTGGGCTGGATGAGATATTGGAAATTAACAGAAAAGTAAAAGTCAAGGATATAGGAAAAATTTAA
- the ispG gene encoding flavodoxin-dependent (E)-4-hydroxy-3-methylbut-2-enyl-diphosphate synthase produces the protein MKTKKIKVGSMHIGGNAPISVQSMTNTDTKDTGATVRQIRSLEKAGCELVRVSAPDMESAKALKEIKKGINIPLAADVHFDYRIALEAAMHADKLRINPGNIGSREKIKEVAKACKERRIPIRIGVNLGSLEKDIEAKLGLTASAMVESASRHIRILEDNDFFDIIVSLKASDVHKMIEANRIFAKRFSYPLHLGVTEAGSVYTGTIKNAVGIGILLEEGIGNTIRVSLSGDPVEEVKAGWKILEALDLRQGGVKVTACPTCARSNIDVASICEEIERKTANVKKAVKVAVMGCAVNGPGEAKESDIGVVGGKDGALLYIDREKKGKIGKDKVVDRVLKEIMK, from the coding sequence ATGAAAACAAAAAAAATCAAAGTTGGCAGTATGCATATTGGGGGAAATGCTCCCATTAGTGTACAGAGCATGACAAACACAGATACTAAGGATACCGGAGCGACTGTAAGGCAGATTCGTTCTCTTGAGAAAGCAGGATGCGAGCTTGTAAGGGTTTCGGCCCCGGATATGGAGAGCGCCAAAGCGTTAAAGGAGATTAAGAAAGGGATAAATATCCCCCTGGCTGCAGATGTGCATTTTGATTACAGGATAGCCTTGGAAGCTGCCATGCATGCTGATAAGTTAAGGATAAATCCAGGGAATATTGGGAGCAGGGAAAAGATAAAAGAAGTTGCCAAGGCCTGCAAAGAAAGGAGGATTCCAATTCGCATAGGGGTTAATTTAGGAAGCCTTGAAAAGGATATTGAGGCAAAATTGGGGTTAACCGCCAGCGCCATGGTGGAAAGTGCTTCGCGCCACATCAGGATATTAGAAGATAATGATTTCTTTGATATTATTGTTTCTCTAAAGGCAAGTGATGTGCATAAGATGATAGAGGCAAACAGGATTTTTGCTAAAAGGTTTAGCTATCCCCTGCATCTGGGAGTTACTGAAGCGGGAAGCGTTTATACCGGAACAATCAAAAATGCTGTTGGAATTGGAATCCTGCTTGAAGAGGGAATTGGGAATACTATCCGGGTTTCGCTTTCCGGCGATCCTGTAGAGGAAGTAAAAGCGGGCTGGAAAATCTTAGAGGCCCTTGATTTGCGGCAAGGAGGAGTTAAAGTTACTGCGTGCCCGACCTGCGCAAGGTCTAACATTGACGTTGCCTCTATATGTGAGGAGATTGAAAGAAAAACTGCCAATGTTAAGAAAGCTGTTAAAGTTGCTGTCATGGGCTGCGCTGTTAACGGGCCCGGAGAGGCTAAGGAATCTGATATTGGAGTTGTTGGGGGGAAGGATGGGGCTTTGCTCTATATTGATAGGGAGAAGAAAGGAAAGATTGGGAAGGATAAGGTTGTTGATAGGGTTTTGAAGGAGATTATGAAATGA
- the dxs gene encoding 1-deoxy-D-xylulose-5-phosphate synthase yields the protein MKTNFLGMVKQPSDLRVLNKQQLGMLAREIRHEIINVVSKNGGHLAPSLGAVELAIALHYVFDSPKDKIVWDVGHQSYAHKLLTGRKGKFKTLRQHKGISGFPRIDESEHDAFGTGHSSTSISAALGIAKARDLKGEDYKAVAVIGDGALTGGEAFEGLNNAGHLKSNIIVILNDNDMSISRNVGGLSNYVRELIANPRYNETRKRFENILKGFPLGEQAAEKALGFEDTLRAVFSPGMLFKQLGFKYYGPIDGHDIGKLIQSLNNIKNIKGPVLLHVRTKKGKGYQYAEEQKTKFHGIGSFNVANGEKIKCAGAISYTEAFSRMLVRLAAKDDKLVAITAAMSTGTGLDKFAERFPNRFFDVGIAEQHAVTFAAGLAAQGFKPVVAVYSTFLQRAYDQVIHDVCLQNLPVVFAVDRAGLVGEDGATHHGAFDISFLRNIPNLTVMAPKDENELGRMLKTAAGLEGPAAIRYPRGCAEGRKIYENPKPVKSGKAKILRKGKDIAVICIGPLVTTALEAAGELDKIDCCVVNARFAKPLDKKRIIEQAGRCGKVLTIEENALMAGFGSAVLELLQDNHINVPVERMGIPDRFIEHGDVELLRKDAGLDKESIKRKIMEMVG from the coding sequence ATGAAGACTAATTTTTTAGGCATGGTTAAGCAGCCCTCAGACTTAAGGGTGCTGAATAAGCAGCAGCTTGGCATGCTGGCCAGGGAAATAAGGCATGAGATAATCAATGTTGTTTCCAAAAACGGGGGGCATCTTGCACCAAGCCTTGGGGCGGTTGAGCTTGCAATCGCCCTGCATTATGTATTTGATTCTCCTAAGGATAAGATAGTGTGGGATGTAGGGCATCAGAGTTATGCGCATAAGCTGCTGACAGGAAGGAAAGGAAAATTTAAGACATTGAGGCAGCATAAAGGAATATCAGGATTTCCAAGAATTGATGAGAGCGAGCATGATGCTTTCGGAACAGGCCACAGCTCAACATCGATTTCCGCTGCACTGGGAATTGCAAAGGCGCGCGATTTAAAGGGGGAGGATTATAAGGCTGTTGCGGTAATCGGAGACGGCGCGCTTACAGGAGGAGAGGCTTTTGAGGGATTGAATAATGCGGGGCATCTGAAGAGCAACATTATTGTTATCCTGAATGATAATGATATGAGCATCAGCAGGAATGTCGGCGGGCTTTCCAATTATGTGCGTGAGCTGATTGCCAACCCAAGATACAATGAAACAAGGAAAAGGTTCGAGAATATACTTAAAGGCTTTCCCCTGGGTGAGCAGGCAGCAGAGAAAGCATTGGGATTTGAAGACACCTTGAGAGCGGTATTCAGCCCGGGAATGCTTTTTAAGCAGCTCGGATTCAAGTATTACGGGCCTATAGACGGCCATGATATAGGGAAACTGATACAGTCGCTTAATAATATCAAGAATATAAAGGGGCCTGTATTGCTGCACGTGCGTACAAAAAAAGGAAAAGGCTACCAATATGCTGAAGAACAGAAAACAAAGTTCCACGGCATCGGCAGCTTCAATGTCGCTAATGGCGAGAAGATAAAGTGTGCGGGCGCGATAAGCTATACTGAGGCATTTTCCAGGATGCTTGTCAGGCTGGCTGCTAAGGATGATAAGCTCGTGGCTATAACCGCGGCCATGTCAACAGGCACAGGGCTTGATAAGTTTGCCGAAAGATTTCCTAACCGTTTTTTTGATGTGGGAATTGCTGAGCAGCATGCAGTAACTTTTGCTGCGGGATTAGCTGCACAGGGCTTCAAACCTGTAGTAGCTGTATATTCAACTTTCCTGCAGCGAGCCTATGACCAGGTAATACATGATGTATGCCTGCAGAACCTTCCTGTAGTGTTTGCTGTTGACAGGGCAGGATTGGTCGGGGAGGACGGCGCTACCCATCATGGCGCTTTTGATATCTCTTTCTTGAGGAATATTCCTAATCTTACTGTTATGGCTCCAAAGGACGAGAATGAGCTGGGAAGGATGCTGAAGACTGCTGCTGGACTTGAGGGGCCTGCTGCCATAAGGTATCCCAGGGGATGCGCAGAAGGAAGAAAGATTTATGAAAATCCAAAGCCTGTGAAGAGTGGAAAGGCAAAGATTCTGAGGAAAGGAAAGGATATCGCTGTTATCTGCATAGGCCCCCTGGTTACAACTGCGCTGGAAGCTGCAGGGGAACTGGACAAGATTGACTGCTGCGTTGTCAATGCGAGATTTGCCAAGCCGCTTGACAAGAAAAGAATAATTGAGCAGGCCGGGAGATGCGGCAAAGTGCTTACTATCGAGGAAAATGCCCTTATGGCCGGGTTTGGCTCAGCTGTACTTGAGCTTCTGCAGGATAACCACATTAATGTGCCTGTTGAGAGAATGGGCATTCCGGATAGGTTTATAGAGCACGGCGATGTTGAGCTGCTAAGAAAAGATGCCGGGCTGGATAAGGAAAGCATAAAGAGGAAGATAATGGAGATGGTTGGGTAA
- a CDS encoding RimK family alpha-L-glutamate ligase, whose protein sequence is MKAAIISLGSKSSAMLAKAMKNYFGHVDMLDLRKIEVSLAQRMKVLYEGKDMGQYDCIYAKGSHRYEQLLRTITSGLYDTAYMPIKPVAFSIAHDKIYTQLDIQKNRIPMPTTYITSTITAARNILKKANYPIIMKFPHGTQGKGVMFADSFASASSILDALDRLRQPFLIQEYVETGGVDIRLIVVGDKVIAGMKRKAELGEKRANIHAGGRGEAYLPDAYAKKIAVAAAKSVGADICAVDMLEDVKGPVVIEINVSPGLQGIIEATEIDVADKIAKYLADKTRERMDKLKGKEAVDIMKDINVGEGQDVITNVDLRGNRILLPEVASKLARIKEDQEICMTIKNGEIKITKY, encoded by the coding sequence ATGAAAGCTGCAATAATATCCCTAGGAAGCAAGAGCTCGGCAATGCTAGCGAAAGCAATGAAGAATTATTTCGGCCATGTCGACATGCTAGACCTCAGGAAGATCGAAGTCAGCCTGGCTCAGCGCATGAAAGTATTGTACGAGGGAAAAGATATGGGGCAATATGACTGCATATATGCTAAAGGCTCCCACAGGTATGAGCAGCTCCTTAGGACGATTACTTCAGGTCTTTATGACACTGCATATATGCCGATAAAGCCCGTGGCTTTCAGCATAGCCCATGATAAAATCTATACACAGCTGGATATACAGAAAAACAGGATCCCTATGCCTACAACTTATATTACGTCAACAATCACTGCAGCCAGGAATATACTGAAAAAAGCAAACTATCCCATCATAATGAAATTCCCGCACGGCACCCAGGGAAAGGGGGTTATGTTTGCAGACAGCTTTGCATCCGCTTCATCTATTCTGGATGCCCTGGACAGGCTGAGGCAGCCTTTTCTTATACAGGAATATGTCGAAACAGGCGGGGTGGACATAAGGCTGATAGTCGTGGGGGATAAGGTTATAGCAGGGATGAAAAGAAAGGCAGAGCTGGGGGAAAAAAGAGCAAACATACACGCGGGAGGCAGGGGAGAGGCATACCTGCCTGATGCTTATGCTAAGAAGATTGCTGTTGCAGCTGCCAAATCAGTAGGAGCTGACATATGCGCTGTGGATATGCTGGAAGACGTCAAGGGGCCTGTTGTTATTGAAATAAACGTGTCTCCCGGACTGCAGGGAATCATAGAAGCGACAGAAATTGATGTTGCTGACAAGATAGCAAAATACCTTGCGGATAAAACCCGCGAAAGGATGGATAAGCTAAAGGGCAAGGAAGCAGTTGACATAATGAAAGATATTAATGTCGGGGAGGGCCAGGATGTTATTACAAATGTTGACCTGAGGGGAAACAGGATACTGCTGCCGGAAGTTGCCAGCAAGCTTGCCAGGATAAAAGAAGACCAGGAAATCTGCATGACGATAAAGAACGGGGAAATTAAAATCACAAAGTATTGA
- a CDS encoding DEAD/DEAH box helicase, whose amino-acid sequence MHIDKIKNYMPERLFKILSKDITELRPAQEKAIENGLFENKNLLICTPTASGKTLIAELASVKNILENRGKAVYVVPLRALANEKYREFKKKYGKLFRIALSSGDIDSADSYLIDYDFIFTTSEKLDSLIRHHSPWLKYVKTVIIDEIHLLNDPGRGPTLEILITILRKLLPTMQLIALSATIGNPEELAEWLEAALVLDGWRPVKLEEGVYLNGRIEFHER is encoded by the coding sequence ATGCACATTGATAAAATCAAAAACTATATGCCCGAAAGATTATTTAAAATACTCTCAAAAGACATCACCGAATTAAGGCCCGCTCAGGAAAAAGCAATAGAAAATGGCCTTTTTGAGAATAAAAATCTGCTCATATGCACACCTACTGCTTCGGGCAAGACATTGATAGCAGAGCTGGCCTCAGTAAAGAATATCCTGGAAAACAGGGGGAAGGCCGTCTATGTTGTGCCTTTAAGGGCATTGGCAAATGAAAAATATAGGGAATTCAAAAAAAAATACGGAAAGCTGTTCAGGATAGCACTTTCCAGCGGAGACATAGATTCAGCGGATTCCTACCTTATTGACTATGATTTTATCTTTACTACTTCTGAAAAGCTTGATTCGCTGATAAGGCACCACAGCCCGTGGCTCAAATATGTAAAGACTGTCATAATTGATGAAATCCATTTGCTGAACGATCCCGGCCGCGGACCGACGTTAGAAATACTGATAACCATCTTGAGAAAACTGCTGCCCACTATGCAGCTTATAGCGCTCTCTGCCACCATAGGCAATCCCGAAGAATTGGCAGAATGGCTGGAAGCAGCTCTTGTTCTGGATGGGTGGAGGCCTGTAAAGCTGGAAGAAGGCGTATACCTTAATGGCCGGATAGAATTCCATGAAAGATAG